The nucleotide sequence TATTTTCAAATATCGTTATGTATTGAACTGTTACGTTTTTTTCAAAATAGTTTTCGAGACTTGTCTTCGCGATATAAAGCGGATATGCTGCATTTGAAAATACTGAATGTAGCAATTTTGCTATTCCGTTGTCTGTAAAAACATCAAGAAAGAATATTGTAAGAATAATTATGAACGTTAACGTCAGTTGATTAATCTTCATTCTGCAGTTTTCAACCTCGCCAGTATGTCGATTTTGTCAAGCACCATTCCGGCACCTTTCGCAACGCACGTCATCGGGTCTTCAGCCTGGTAAACTTTGATTCCTGTTTCTTTGGACAACAGATCTGTTATGCCTCTTAAAAGTGAGCCACCACCAGCTACAACGATTCCTCTTTCCGTTATGTCCGCAACGAGTTCTGGAGGCGTATTTTCAAGCGTAACTTTCGCAGTCTCAACTATCTGCATCGCTGTCGGTCTTATCGCTTCACGTATTTCACCACCAGTGAGTATGAGGCGCTTTGGAAGTCCACTTGAAAGTTCTATTCCAACAACTTCCGTTTGGAGTTCATCAAATTCTTTTAGTGGATAGACATTACCTATTTCTATCTTAACGCGCTCTGCTGTCCTCACTCCAATCGAAACTCTGTATATCTCCCTGACGTACTGTATTATCGCTTCGTCGAATTCGTCGCCCGCAATCCTTGTTGAGGTTGACGTGACTATTGAGCCGAGCGATATGACGGCTGCTTCTGTTGTTCCACCACCTATGTCTATAACCATGTTTCCCTGAGGTTCTTCAACCGGTAAACCCGCACCAAGTGCTGTTGCCATCGGCTCTTCTATCAAAAACACCTTCTTCGCGCCGGCTTCTTTTCCAGCAGTAAGCAATGCTCTGCTTTCAACTTCCGTAACGCCGACTGGAACGCCGATGACTACCCTTGGTCTGAAGAAAGAGAATTTTTCCTGTGCTTTGTTTATGAAGTACGTAAGCATCGCAAGTGCAACGTCGTAATCTGCGATAACTCCGTCTTTTAACGGCCTTATCGCTTGTATGTAACTCGGCGTTTTTCCAAGCATCTTCTTAGCTTCGACGCCAACTTTTATTATCTCATTCGTTTCTACGTTGATCGATATGACGGAAGGTTCGTTTATTACAATCCCCTTCCCCCTTACGTACACGAGCGTGTTCGCCGTGCCAAGGTCTATTCCGAGATCAGACCTGCCAAACATCATTGCACTTCCCTTCTGATTATTTTTTCAAACAATTCAAGTGCTTCAGGTATCTTTTCCTGCAACTTTCCGCCTGCTTGTGCAAATGTTGGACTTCCACCACCACCGCCGCCAAGGACCTTTGCAACAGCTTTGGCTATGTTACCTGCGTTGTATGTGCTTGTCAGTTCTTTTGGTACTTTGATTGTGAAGACGATTTTTCCTTCAAGTTTGGATATGAGCAGGACGATACCCTTTATCCTTTCAGAGACATCGTCAGTCAGGTCTTTCAGCACTTCAGGCTCGACGGAATCAAAGACAAACGATAGGTAATTGATTCCTTCGAAGCTCTTTGAACTGCTGGCTATCGTTTCCGGGTTTATGAGCTTTATTTTGAGGCTTGCAAGTTCCTTTTCGAGAGCTTTCTTTTCTTCTATTATCTTTTCGACTTTTACACTTATTTCGCTCATCGGCACTTCAAGGCGTTCTTTCAAGCTTTCCAAAATCGATTCGCGATTTCTCAAGTATTCGAGCGAGTTCATTCCAGTTATCGCTTCTATTCTCCTCACACCGGCACTAACCGCACTTTCGGAAATTATTTTGAAAAGTCCAATCTCTCCCGTGTTTCTAACGTGCGTACCTCCGCAGAGCTCTTCGCTGAAGTCTGCCACTTTTACGACCCTGACGAAATCTCCGTATTTTTCTTCGAAGAGAGCCATCGCACCTTCTTTAACCGCTTCGTCGTAGCTCTTCACTTCAGTGACAACCGGAATGGCTTGCAGAATTACTTCGTTTACCATATCTTCTATTTGTTTGATTTCTTCTTTTGTCAGTGCCTGGTAGTGAGTAAAGTCGAATCTCAATCTTTCCGGTTCAACAAGAGAACCTGCTTGGCGCACGTGTGTTCCCAATACCTTCCTAAGTGCTGCGTGCAACAAGTGGGTTGCAGTGTGGTTTCGCATTGTCCATCTTCTTTTTTCATCAACAGCGGAAAGTATCTTTTCTCCTACCTTTATCTTACCATACAGTTTACCTTTGTGGACAATTATACCCTCAACTGGATTGTACACGTATTCAACTTCAAATCTTCCGTTTGACCAATTTATAGTGCCCCTGTCTGCAACTTGTCCACCTTTTTCTGCGTAGAATGGTGTTATGTCAAGAACTAACTCACATTCCATGCCTTCTGTTTCGAGTTCTTCGACAAATTCGTTGTCCTTCTTGATCTTCAGGACAGTGCTTTCAGACTCCATCGTGTCGTATCCGACGAATACTGTTTCTAAATCAAGCGTTTCGTACCCCGTTTTTTGAGCAAATTCCACTTCGCCCTGGGCTTTTCTTGACCTTTCGCGTTGCTGCTGTAAGTATTTCTCAAACCCTGCCTCGTCGAGCTCGTAGTTGTTCTCCTGTGCGATGTCTCTGAGTATATCTATTGGAAAGCCGTATGTGTCGTAGAGCTTAAACGCGTCCTCAGCTGAAATCTTTCCGCTTGCAGAGACTATTTTCTGCACTAATTCAAGACCTCTCGAAAGGTTTGTAATGAACTTCTGCTCTTCCGCCTTAATGATCGTTTCTACAAAGCTCTGCTTCTCAACAATCTCAGGATAGACGTGCCCCATCTTTTTCACTACGCTGTCGACTATTTTGTAAAGGAATGGCTCTTTTGCACCGAGAAGTGCGCCGTGCCTGAGCGCTCTTCTAAGCACCCTTCTAAGTACGTAACCTCTTCCTTCGTTTGAAGGAAGCACTCCGTCTCCTATCATGAACGTGACTGCTCTGACATGGTCGGCGATAACCCTTATCGATACGTCTTTTTTCGGATCTTCTTTGTATTTTACGTTTAGCACGTTTTGGATGGTGTCAATTATAGGCTTGAAGAGGTCAGTATCGAAGTTCCACAGTACGCCCTGCATCATTGCGCTGATACGTTCAAGTCCAGCGCCGGTGTCTATGTTCTTTCTAGGTAGCGGATGTAATTTGCCCTCTTCGTCTTGGTAAAATTCGGTAAAGACGAGGTTCCAAATTTCAATGAATCTGCCATCGGTGTTTCCCGGATTCGGTGTTCCGCCATCTTTCACGGGAACTTCTATACCTGTGTCATAGTGTATCTCAGAGCAAGGACCACAAGGACCGGTTGGACCAGCAGGTCCCCAGAAGTTGTCTTCTTTACCCATCCTAATTATTTTGTATTCCGGCACACCTATGCTCTTCCAGATTTCGAACGATTCGTCATCGTATTCGTATATGGTAACCCACAATTTTTCTTCCGGCATTTCAAGGACTTTAGTGACGAATTCCCAAGCCCATGCGATAGCTTCTTTTTTGAAGTAATCACCAAATGAGAAGTTTCCAAGCATCTCAAAGAACGTGTGGTGCCTCGGTGTGCGCCCAACGTTCTCTATGTCGTTAGTCCTAACACATTTCTGGCATGTTGTGACTCTCGGATATATCGGGTCGACTTTTCCCCAAAATATAGGTTTGAACGGTACCATACCTGCAACTGTGAACATGAGCTGCGGGTCGTCTGGAATGAGCGAAGCACTCGGGAGTCTCTTATGGCCTTTGGTTTCAAAAAATTTCAGATACGCTTCTCTAATCTCATCGCTAGTCATGTATTTCACAAAACTACACCTCCGCAATTATCTTGTATTATCATTTTCACTCGTCTTAGATTTTAGTAAAAAAACTTAAATAAGATATAGAGAATTGGTGTCATGAAGAGTAATCCATCGATTCTGTCGAGCATTCCGCCGTGTCCTGGCATCAGGTTGCCCATGTGCTTGACATTGTAGTGGCGTTTTATGGACGATTCGAATATGTCACCAAATGTATCCATAATGCCCGTTGTGATTGCAATTACGACAGCAAAAATCGGAGTTATGTGCATGTTCGATTTGAAGAGGCTGTTAGCAACGAATTGGTAAATCAGTATGTAAACAAACGTTCCGAAGATTCCTCCGTAGAATCCTTCCCAGCTTTTGTTTGGGCTATAGTAACTTCCGAATTTGTGCTTTCCCATAGTCATGCCAAACGCGTAAGCAAAACTATCGTATGTCCAAGAAAGCGTTAGCGTAAGCAGTGCTATAGCAGCTCCATATACATCGTACAGCGGGATAAAAAACGAAAGCAAAAAGCTTATGTATACAAGCGCCACTGAGTAAGCAAAATAAACTTCGGTTATTATCTCCCTATCTCTAACTTTGCTGAGTGCAACGATTATTCCTACCATGAATATAACGGAAAGTAATTCCATCGGGTATTTTCTAAAAGCTACGCCGTAGAGTATAGGATACGTTGTAACGATAGCAGAGTACGTTATCGCGAGCCAGCTGTTTATTCTTTTGATAGTCGTAAAAAAGAATTCACTCGAGCTTATTAAGACAATCGCAGCGACGAGTCCAACTAAGCTCTGGTACGAGACAAAGCAAAATACGACAAACGGTGCAACTATTAGAGCACTTATAATTCTTTGAATAGTCTCTTTCTTTAAAGAGCTGTTTTTCTTGCTCTCCACTTTACCCATTCCCCCTGATACCCCCAAATCTGCGTTCGCGCTTTCTGTAGGATTCTATGGCCCTGTCAAGCTCTTCTTCGCTAAATTCAGGCCAAAGCAAATTGGAAAAGTATAGCTCACTGTAGGCAATCTGCCAGATTAAGAAGTTGCTTATCCTCATTTCACCCGAAGTGCGCACAACAAGGTCCGGGTCTGGAACATCCGGTGCGTAGAGGTAGTTTTTGAAATTTTCTTCGCTGATTTCAGCTTTTTCTTCGAATATCTTTTTCACAGCATCGACTATCTCAGTCCTGCCGCCGTAGTTCAACGCCATGATTACTTGTATTTTTGTGTTATCTTTTGTCTTTTCTTCATACTCAATGCACTTTTCTCTAACGATGTCCGGAAGTCCGTCGAGCCGTCCAATGAATCTGAGCCTCACGTTTTCTTTCGACATGCGCTCGTAAAACTCACCTATTTTTTCAACAAGAAGTCCTAAGATGAATTCAACTTCTTTCGGCGGGCGTTTCCAATTCTCCGTTGAAAATGCATAAAACGTGGTGTATTTTACACCACGTGCTGCACACCATCTAACAACTTCTTCTATTTTGTAAGCTCCCACGTAATGGCCGTAGGTTCTCGGTTTGCCCTGTTTCTGCGCCCAACGGCCATTACCGTCCATTATGAACGCTATATGGGTTAATGGCTTGTCCATCAGAATTCCATAATCTCCTTTTCTTTCTTTTCAAAGAGTTTATCGAGCTCGGCTATGTATCTA is from Fervidobacterium gondwanense DSM 13020 and encodes:
- a CDS encoding rod shape-determining protein, with the translated sequence MFGRSDLGIDLGTANTLVYVRGKGIVINEPSVISINVETNEIIKVGVEAKKMLGKTPSYIQAIRPLKDGVIADYDVALAMLTYFINKAQEKFSFFRPRVVIGVPVGVTEVESRALLTAGKEAGAKKVFLIEEPMATALGAGLPVEEPQGNMVIDIGGGTTEAAVISLGSIVTSTSTRIAGDEFDEAIIQYVREIYRVSIGVRTAERVKIEIGNVYPLKEFDELQTEVVGIELSSGLPKRLILTGGEIREAIRPTAMQIVETAKVTLENTPPELVADITERGIVVAGGGSLLRGITDLLSKETGIKVYQAEDPMTCVAKGAGMVLDKIDILARLKTAE
- the alaS gene encoding alanine--tRNA ligase; the protein is MKYMTSDEIREAYLKFFETKGHKRLPSASLIPDDPQLMFTVAGMVPFKPIFWGKVDPIYPRVTTCQKCVRTNDIENVGRTPRHHTFFEMLGNFSFGDYFKKEAIAWAWEFVTKVLEMPEEKLWVTIYEYDDESFEIWKSIGVPEYKIIRMGKEDNFWGPAGPTGPCGPCSEIHYDTGIEVPVKDGGTPNPGNTDGRFIEIWNLVFTEFYQDEEGKLHPLPRKNIDTGAGLERISAMMQGVLWNFDTDLFKPIIDTIQNVLNVKYKEDPKKDVSIRVIADHVRAVTFMIGDGVLPSNEGRGYVLRRVLRRALRHGALLGAKEPFLYKIVDSVVKKMGHVYPEIVEKQSFVETIIKAEEQKFITNLSRGLELVQKIVSASGKISAEDAFKLYDTYGFPIDILRDIAQENNYELDEAGFEKYLQQQRERSRKAQGEVEFAQKTGYETLDLETVFVGYDTMESESTVLKIKKDNEFVEELETEGMECELVLDITPFYAEKGGQVADRGTINWSNGRFEVEYVYNPVEGIIVHKGKLYGKIKVGEKILSAVDEKRRWTMRNHTATHLLHAALRKVLGTHVRQAGSLVEPERLRFDFTHYQALTKEEIKQIEDMVNEVILQAIPVVTEVKSYDEAVKEGAMALFEEKYGDFVRVVKVADFSEELCGGTHVRNTGEIGLFKIISESAVSAGVRRIEAITGMNSLEYLRNRESILESLKERLEVPMSEISVKVEKIIEEKKALEKELASLKIKLINPETIASSSKSFEGINYLSFVFDSVEPEVLKDLTDDVSERIKGIVLLISKLEGKIVFTIKVPKELTSTYNAGNIAKAVAKVLGGGGGGSPTFAQAGGKLQEKIPEALELFEKIIRREVQ
- a CDS encoding phosphatidate cytidylyltransferase: MGKVESKKNSSLKKETIQRIISALIVAPFVVFCFVSYQSLVGLVAAIVLISSSEFFFTTIKRINSWLAITYSAIVTTYPILYGVAFRKYPMELLSVIFMVGIIVALSKVRDREIITEVYFAYSVALVYISFLLSFFIPLYDVYGAAIALLTLTLSWTYDSFAYAFGMTMGKHKFGSYYSPNKSWEGFYGGIFGTFVYILIYQFVANSLFKSNMHITPIFAVVIAITTGIMDTFGDIFESSIKRHYNVKHMGNLMPGHGGMLDRIDGLLFMTPILYILFKFFY
- the uppS gene encoding polyprenyl diphosphate synthase: MDKPLTHIAFIMDGNGRWAQKQGKPRTYGHYVGAYKIEEVVRWCAARGVKYTTFYAFSTENWKRPPKEVEFILGLLVEKIGEFYERMSKENVRLRFIGRLDGLPDIVREKCIEYEEKTKDNTKIQVIMALNYGGRTEIVDAVKKIFEEKAEISEENFKNYLYAPDVPDPDLVVRTSGEMRISNFLIWQIAYSELYFSNLLWPEFSEEELDRAIESYRKRERRFGGIRGNG